Proteins encoded in a region of the Mycobacterium branderi genome:
- a CDS encoding SRPBCC family protein, with protein sequence MSTDRIEKQVLLRAPLDRVWRAISNADEFGQWFGVGFDGPFAAGTSVTGTITPTTVDDEVAKLQQPHAGNTSTWQIVAVEPRKRFAYRWHPCAGEPDTDHEPTTLVEFTLDETPDGVLLTIVESGFDALPAARRSTAFESNAKGWAHQVELVRKYLALEQRV encoded by the coding sequence ATGAGTACGGATCGAATCGAGAAGCAGGTACTGCTGCGCGCGCCGCTGGACCGGGTGTGGCGGGCGATCAGCAACGCGGACGAATTCGGGCAATGGTTCGGCGTCGGTTTCGACGGGCCGTTCGCCGCCGGCACGTCGGTCACCGGGACGATCACCCCGACGACCGTCGACGACGAGGTCGCCAAACTTCAACAGCCGCACGCCGGGAACACAAGCACCTGGCAGATCGTCGCGGTGGAACCGCGGAAAAGGTTCGCCTACCGCTGGCATCCGTGCGCCGGCGAACCGGACACCGACCACGAGCCGACCACGCTAGTCGAGTTCACCCTGGACGAGACGCCCGACGGCGTGCTGCTCACCATCGTCGAATCCGGCTTCGACGCCCTGCCCGCCGCGCGGCGCTCGACCGCGTTCGAGTCCAACGCCAAGGGCTGGGCACACCAGGTCGAGCTGGTGCGCAAGTATTTGGCGCTGGAGCAGCGCGTGTGA
- a CDS encoding ArsR/SmtB family transcription factor: protein MTAPLFCALGDPNRLRIVVKLCDGGPSSTSQVTQAVPVTRQAATKHLEQLEAAGLVTSSRRGRERIWALQTQPLAQASDYLAQLSRRWDAAIDRLRNYVED, encoded by the coding sequence GTGACGGCACCGCTCTTTTGCGCCTTGGGCGACCCGAACCGGCTGCGCATCGTCGTCAAGCTCTGTGACGGCGGGCCCAGCTCGACTTCCCAAGTGACGCAAGCAGTTCCGGTCACCCGTCAGGCTGCCACCAAACACTTGGAACAGCTGGAGGCGGCCGGGTTGGTCACCAGCAGTCGTCGCGGCCGCGAGCGCATCTGGGCATTGCAGACCCAGCCGCTGGCGCAGGCCAGCGACTACCTCGCGCAGCTGTCGCGCCGTTGGGATGCCGCGATCGACCGGTTACGGAACTATGTCGAGGACTGA